The following DNA comes from Teredinibacter haidensis.
TGCGGGTGCCATTGCTGGCTGGCTATTTCGCGGGCGACTTCGGGGTAGAATCGAAGCTTGGCGGCGTATTTGGCTTTCCCTGCGAATATTCCGTAGCTGCTGGCAAAGTGTTGGCTTAGCTGTTGTTGTGGGATATTTTTGGCTTTGCCTTTACGTTTTTCGATAACCTCTATGCGGGAAATAGAGAAGGTACGCAAGCCTTGGCGAAGGTGACACCAGGCGTCTAGCTGCCAGTTTTCGCGGTAGTACACTAGGGTTTGGGGGCTGAGTGTGCGGGTGGTTTGTCGGTTTTTGTAGTCGCGGTACACCATGTGTAATTGTTTGCGATGTATTAGTGCGTCGGCCACGGTGTTAAAGATGGCTGGCTGTGTTTGCCGTTTGGCCAGCGGCAGGTATTTAATGCACTGGCCAAATTCGGCGGCGGCGATACCGCGTGCCGCCAGTAGTTTTTCGATACTTTGTTCTACCACTCCCAGCTCTTCGCTGACCAGGCCTTGGTTCATGGTGCGCAATACATTGAGCAGTGCGATAAGCGATTGCAGCTCGTCGGCGGTTAACCATAAACCGGGGAGTTCGAATTTTTCGCCTTGTTTTAGGTTGTAGTACCAACCTTTCTGTTCGCCACTGTATTCCAGTGGTGCCTGCCAGTAATCGCGCAACTGGTGAACCAAGCGCTTGGCGTTGCCCTCGGTGCATTCCAGTTTTTCAGAAATTTTTGTAATCGCGACGGGGCGTTTGTGGGATTTAAAGATACGGTGCAGTTGCTGAAAACGGTCAAACTTATCCATGTTCCCTCCCATTCCAATTTGGCTATTAGGGTACACAGTAATGCTTACACCAACCAACTCATTGGATGAATAGTGGCGCGTGTTTTTATATACATGCTCTTGCTTTTTTGGGCTTATGCGAACGATTTTTTATTCGAGCGTTAGTGTTTTTTGCGTTAGGGCGCTGCGGCCCGGCAATTAGTTGAAACGTGGATTGGGGCTTTATTGCGCATAGAGCCGGTACAGTTCGGGCCAGTTCTCGTAGAAGTTCCAGGTGATGTATCCACTGGGGTTTAGTTGGCTTCCGTGTTGGGAGGTGAAGCGCCCGTTCTGGCCGGTGTTTCCGCCGCTGTTGTTGAGAATGCAGCTTATGCCGTCTTCCCAGTTGGTGTCGGCCGGGTCTGGCCCCCAGGTTGCTTCCCCGGTATTGCTGAGCCCGTAGTATTCACAATTGCGTGAACGATAGGCGTCGCAAACACTGGGGTCTTCACGTGCATCTGGTGGGGCGCAGGGGTCGGGGGCGGTGTGCAGCCCTTGTGTAACAACTCGCTGAATAAATGAAATGCTGGCGTCTTTGTATGCTGCATATTCGTCGGTGGCTCCTGCGTTGATCATGTCTCTTACTTCTGGAAACAACAGCATAACGGCAGCGAAGGCTTGGTTGGAGCCAAAGCTGACCGTGTAGTAGGCGGTTCCGGGAGCGGGCGGCCCGTCAATATAGCGGTGGGGGTCGACTTGGCTTTTCTTGCCACTGTTTGGATTGCATGTGCCGCTCGCGCCGTCAAAACACTGCTGCTTTAGGATGTTGCCCCAATAGGCTCCAACATCGTATGTTGTGAGTAGATGGGGGTCTGCCCCATCGCCCCAGATGGGGCCGTTTATGCCGGTATTTATTTGGTTCATCTCTGGAGGCACTTGCCCACCCAGTAAGCCTACTTTTCTAATTAGCTGTGATAGGTGGCTGTACTCTTGTGCGTTGTCTTTTTTTAGCGTGGCGTACAGTGTTATGGGAATAATTTTTCCGTGAGATTGGCCCGCTCCACCGCCCCATCGCGCGACTTGTGTTTCGCCGTTGTATATTGCGTGGTAGAGGTCTTTGCCATAAACCAGTAAGGCGGCAATTAGGCCTTGATAGGCTGCATATTCTTCTGCGTTGTTAAGATCGGCAGACATTACCCAGCTCCAAGCGGTATTCAGTGATTGGGCGGTGCTGGAGCCATAGTTACCGCCATAGATGTCGGAACGCCAGGCTCGCCCGCCTTCGGAAAATATTTGGCCGTCTAAATCCAGTACGCTGAATATTTCTGTTTGTTGAGTCCAGCGTTTTCTGGCTTTTTCAATGTCGCTCGGCGCACCGGGGCCGTTGAAGTAATTGATGTGGGGAATTTCAGTTAGATCAAAATCGTCGAGGGTTAGAAGATCTTTTTCTACGGTCGATAGCGCTGGCCTTAGGGTGTTTAAGGCGGGAACGGTTGGCAGTATTGTGAGGGTAAAGATTGCGTCTAGGCATTCTCCGACAATGGCGGAGGTTCCGCAGTTTCCGTTTGTTGCTTCGTCTTTTTGTATTGCGGCAACAATGGAGGTTGCCGCAGAGCGAGCGACGGGAAGGGTTAATGTTTCTGTCGCGTTGTGGCTGCCATAATTTTTGGTATTGTCGGTTAGGCCATGACGCTGGTAGACCGGGTTTTCATCTGCACGTACTGGCCCACCCACGCTGGTTAACGTGTTAATGGTTACCGAGCTATTGCCTTCTGCTGGTACAGCAAAGTAGCTTCCATCGAGAAATTGCCCTACGCGCACATTCTCGCTAAAGCCAAAGCTCACACTTATGGTGCGGCTATTACCAACCGCTTCGAGTGTAAGGCTGTTGCTTAGGGTTGTGTCTGCCTGGACAGACGCGCTGCTGGAGCTGGAATTTGAGCTGCTGGAACTGGAATTTGAACTACTGGAGCTGGAACTTGAGCTGCTGGAGGGTTGATCTTCTGGCCCGCCCGTTGCCGGGCCGCTTCCTCCTCCGCCACACGAACACAATAGCGCCAGTAGCATTGCTAGCATTATGTTTGCTTTCATCTTAGTTCCTTTAACTCTCAAAATTATCAGTTTACCGATAAACCACTTTGGATAACGGTAAGAGAGCATAGAAACCGTATTCGCTACATTTTTTTTATTGCTGCGGTTTACCACGGCACGGCGAGTTCTGCGCTATAAGGCCAATGATGAATTGTTTGTCCGTGTGCTTTAGTTTGCCTTTACGGCTCTTTCTTTTGCCCAGGCCTGTAGTTGTTCTATTTTTTCAGCCATTACTATCGACAGGGGTTGGGTTTGTTGAATTGCGGCTTGTAATAGTTCGGGGCTTACTTGTGTTCCGCGAGCGGCAGCGCTGTAGGTGGCAGATACGACGGCTTGCTCTATTTCGGCTCCGGTAAAACCTTCGGTAAGTTGTGCCATGGCATCGAGGTTGTAGTGGGAGGGTTCTAGCTCGCGTTTGTTGAGATGTATAGTAAAAATATGGAAGCGGGTTTGGTGGTCTGGCAGGTCGATAAAAAAG
Coding sequences within:
- a CDS encoding helix-turn-helix transcriptional regulator, with the protein product MDKFDRFQQLHRIFKSHKRPVAITKISEKLECTEGNAKRLVHQLRDYWQAPLEYSGEQKGWYYNLKQGEKFELPGLWLTADELQSLIALLNVLRTMNQGLVSEELGVVEQSIEKLLAARGIAAAEFGQCIKYLPLAKRQTQPAIFNTVADALIHRKQLHMVYRDYKNRQTTRTLSPQTLVYYRENWQLDAWCHLRQGLRTFSISRIEVIEKRKGKAKNIPQQQLSQHFASSYGIFAGKAKYAAKLRFYPEVAREIASQQWHPQQTGEWEGKNYLLTLPYSQDAELVMDILRYGNNVEVLEPTALRKRVRDKLAAALRFY